In the genome of Massilibacillus massiliensis, one region contains:
- a CDS encoding RluA family pseudouridine synthase — MPTFTVPNEIEAQPIKNYLRKYENISLTLWRKIKNNNCLKINGILINPGTAMIKANDHISYEIEEHCQISPIEMPLNICYEDEYLIVIDKPAGQLVHPTTKEHYTTLANALLYHYKKQGLPLSFHPVHRLDKNTSGLVLIAKMPHIQNLFSFSSQQKTLHRTYQALVLGTPAPTEGIIHAPIARKPNSIIERVVSENGQEAITHYKIIKTFSDFSLVELELTTGRTHQLRVHLSFIGHPILGDDLYGKATELIHRQALHAKQLAFIHPITKQKIELTSQLPKDIQQIINTQ, encoded by the coding sequence ATGCCTACTTTCACTGTTCCTAATGAAATAGAAGCTCAACCTATCAAAAACTATCTACGTAAGTACGAAAATATTTCTCTTACCCTTTGGCGTAAAATAAAAAATAATAATTGCCTCAAAATTAATGGTATATTAATTAATCCTGGAACTGCAATGATAAAAGCAAATGATCATATCAGCTATGAAATTGAAGAACATTGTCAGATTTCCCCCATTGAAATGCCGTTAAATATTTGTTACGAGGATGAATATCTCATTGTCATTGACAAACCAGCTGGACAGTTAGTACACCCAACAACCAAAGAACACTACACAACCTTAGCAAACGCGCTCTTATATCATTATAAAAAGCAAGGATTGCCATTATCTTTTCATCCAGTTCATCGCTTAGATAAAAACACATCTGGCCTTGTCTTGATCGCCAAAATGCCCCATATTCAAAATCTTTTCTCTTTTTCTTCACAACAAAAAACACTGCATCGTACATATCAAGCCTTAGTTTTAGGCACGCCTGCCCCAACTGAAGGAATCATTCATGCACCGATTGCCCGAAAACCCAATAGCATTATCGAACGCGTGGTCTCAGAAAATGGACAAGAAGCGATTACACATTATAAAATAATAAAAACTTTTTCAGATTTCTCCTTAGTAGAACTCGAACTTACAACAGGGCGCACACACCAACTTCGTGTTCACTTATCTTTCATAGGACACCCAATTCTAGGCGACGACTTATACGGTAAAGCAACGGAACTAATTCATCGCCAAGCATTGCATGCAAAACAATTAGCTTTTATTCACCCAATTACAAAACAAAAAATTGAATTAACCAGTCAATTGCCCAAAGATATCCAACAAATTATCAATACACAATAA
- a CDS encoding Crp/Fnr family transcriptional regulator, translating into MKKNVEFLRKVRLFRDMDNEKIEVMMNCLGAVERRYKKDTMIFMAGDPISEVGIILKGTVQVIKEDMLGNRSIVAHLTEGELFAETLACAGVLNSPVTTVAMTNCEILFIGFRRIITSCTSSCEFHSKLIENMLNIIAQKNIVLNYKLNLLSQRTIGEKLRTYFLSEMEKTGSDKFMIPFSRNELADFLCVDRSALSRELSKLRDQGKIKFNKNEFEIMKL; encoded by the coding sequence ATGAAAAAAAATGTAGAATTTTTAAGAAAAGTACGCTTATTTCGTGATATGGACAATGAAAAAATTGAGGTAATGATGAACTGTCTTGGTGCTGTTGAACGCAGATATAAAAAAGACACGATGATATTTATGGCGGGAGATCCTATTTCTGAGGTTGGGATTATTCTAAAAGGAACCGTTCAAGTGATAAAAGAAGATATGTTAGGAAATAGAAGTATTGTTGCGCACTTGACAGAAGGAGAACTTTTTGCTGAGACATTAGCATGTGCTGGAGTTTTAAATAGTCCGGTGACTACTGTTGCAATGACAAATTGTGAAATTCTATTTATTGGATTTCGGCGCATTATTACAAGTTGTACTTCCAGTTGTGAATTTCACTCTAAATTAATTGAAAATATGTTAAATATAATTGCACAAAAAAATATCGTATTAAATTACAAATTGAATTTGCTTTCCCAACGAACGATTGGGGAAAAATTGAGAACTTATTTTTTGAGTGAAATGGAAAAAACGGGAAGTGATAAATTTATGATTCCATTTTCCCGCAATGAATTGGCAGATTTTCTTTGTGTTGATCGTAGTGCATTATCTAGAGAATTAAGCAAATTAAGAGATCAAGGGAAAATAAAATTTAATAAAAATGAATTTGAAATTATGAAGTTGTAA
- the fba gene encoding class II fructose-1,6-bisphosphate aldolase has product MPLVTTKEMFKKAYEGGYAIGAFNVNNMEIVQGITEAAKEENAPLILQVSAGARKYAKHTYLVHLVQAALEDTDLPIALHLDHGADFDICKSCIDGGFTSVMIDGSHHSFKDNIELTKRVVDYAHSKGVVVEGELGQLAGIEDDVNVSAEDASYTQPEQVEEFVKSTGVDSLAIAIGTSHGAFKFKPGQKPKLRFDILEEIESRLPNFPIVLHGASSVVPKYVEAINKNGGNLADAIGIPEDMLRQAAKMAVCKINIDSDLRLALTAGIREHLFTNPSHFDPRQYLTPARANIKELVKHKLVHVLGCNGKA; this is encoded by the coding sequence ATGCCATTAGTTACAACTAAAGAAATGTTTAAAAAAGCTTATGAAGGCGGCTATGCAATCGGTGCTTTCAATGTAAACAACATGGAAATTGTTCAAGGAATTACAGAAGCGGCTAAAGAAGAAAATGCACCTCTTATTTTACAAGTTTCTGCTGGTGCAAGAAAATATGCAAAACATACTTACTTAGTGCATTTAGTTCAAGCAGCTCTTGAAGATACTGACCTTCCAATCGCACTTCATTTAGATCACGGTGCTGATTTTGATATTTGTAAATCTTGTATCGATGGTGGATTCACTTCAGTTATGATTGATGGTTCACATCATAGTTTCAAAGACAATATCGAATTAACTAAACGTGTTGTTGACTATGCACACAGTAAAGGCGTTGTAGTAGAAGGTGAATTAGGACAACTTGCAGGTATTGAAGATGATGTAAACGTATCCGCTGAAGATGCTTCCTATACGCAACCAGAACAAGTTGAAGAATTTGTTAAAAGCACTGGTGTGGATTCTTTAGCAATTGCAATCGGGACAAGTCATGGTGCTTTCAAATTTAAACCTGGTCAAAAACCAAAATTACGTTTTGATATTTTGGAAGAGATTGAATCCAGACTTCCTAATTTCCCAATCGTTCTACATGGTGCTTCTTCTGTCGTTCCAAAATATGTTGAAGCAATCAATAAAAACGGCGGTAATCTAGCAGATGCAATCGGCATCCCAGAAGACATGTTACGTCAAGCTGCTAAAATGGCAGTCTGCAAAATTAATATTGATTCTGATTTACGCCTTGCTTTAACTGCTGGTATTAGAGAACACTTATTCACAAATCCTTCTCACTTTGACCCAAGACAATATTTAACTCCAGCTAGAGCAAATATCAAAGAATTAGTTAAACATAAATTGGTACATGTTCTTGGCTGTAATGGTAAAGCTTAA
- the hcp gene encoding hydroxylamine reductase, with protein sequence MSNMFCFQCEQTISGTGCQGGAGACGKKADTANLQDDLTSSLIHLAKIVETNAPTDNTNKIVLEGLFTTITNVNFNNSSIKEQIEKTEQETAKFSSNCSSNTRYDVSTLWQEHEDIRSLKSLILFGIRGTAAYAYHAMILGYQDEKVNHFFYKALRAIREDLSADELLAIVMETGEVNLSCMAMLDKANTETYGNPEPTTVSLTIEKGPFIVVTGHDLYDLEQLLKQTEGTGINIYTHSEMLPAHAYPKLKAYPHLKGNFGTAWQNQQNEFDHIPAPILYTTNCLMPVKDSYSDRVFTTEVVSYPGIVHIATNEHKKDFTPLIQKALTLGGYTEDKVMTGINGGKTVMTGFAKNTVLSVADKVIDAVKAGAIKHFFLVGGCDGAKVGRNYYTDFVKQAPQDSVILTLACGKYRFNDLDLGTIGGLPRIMDMGQCNDAYSAIQVAVALANAFECEVNDLPLTLVLSWYEQKAVCILLTLLSLGIKNIYIGPSLPAFVSPNILKVLVEKFNLTPISTPEEDLKKILG encoded by the coding sequence ATGTCTAATATGTTTTGCTTTCAATGTGAACAAACAATCAGTGGTACTGGTTGTCAGGGTGGTGCTGGTGCTTGCGGAAAAAAAGCAGATACGGCAAATTTACAAGATGATTTAACAAGCAGCCTGATCCATTTAGCAAAAATCGTTGAAACAAATGCTCCAACAGACAATACAAATAAAATTGTTCTTGAAGGTCTATTTACTACAATAACAAACGTTAATTTTAACAATTCATCTATAAAAGAACAAATTGAAAAAACTGAACAAGAAACTGCAAAATTTTCTTCCAACTGTTCATCTAATACACGGTATGACGTAAGTACACTATGGCAAGAACATGAAGATATTCGTTCCTTAAAATCGCTTATTTTATTTGGCATAAGAGGAACTGCCGCTTACGCTTATCATGCAATGATACTTGGCTATCAAGACGAAAAAGTCAATCACTTCTTTTATAAAGCGCTCCGCGCAATTCGTGAAGATTTATCTGCTGATGAATTATTGGCAATTGTTATGGAAACCGGTGAAGTCAATTTAAGCTGCATGGCAATGCTTGATAAAGCAAATACTGAAACTTATGGAAATCCTGAACCAACGACTGTTAGTCTAACGATTGAAAAAGGCCCTTTCATCGTTGTTACTGGTCATGATTTATATGATTTAGAACAACTACTAAAGCAAACCGAAGGTACAGGCATCAATATTTATACACATAGTGAAATGCTGCCAGCACATGCATATCCAAAATTAAAAGCTTATCCACATCTAAAAGGGAATTTCGGCACAGCATGGCAAAATCAACAAAATGAATTTGATCATATTCCTGCACCTATTTTATATACTACAAATTGTTTGATGCCAGTAAAAGACAGCTATTCTGATCGCGTGTTTACAACAGAAGTTGTCTCATATCCTGGAATAGTACATATTGCAACAAACGAGCATAAAAAAGATTTTACTCCCCTTATTCAAAAAGCGCTTACGCTTGGTGGTTATACAGAAGATAAAGTTATGACTGGTATCAATGGTGGTAAAACAGTCATGACCGGCTTCGCAAAAAACACAGTTTTATCTGTTGCCGACAAAGTAATTGATGCGGTAAAAGCCGGTGCAATTAAACATTTCTTCTTAGTTGGCGGGTGCGATGGCGCTAAAGTAGGTCGTAATTATTATACAGATTTTGTAAAACAAGCTCCGCAAGACAGCGTTATTTTGACTTTAGCCTGCGGCAAATACCGCTTCAACGATTTAGATCTTGGAACGATTGGTGGTTTACCTCGTATCATGGATATGGGACAATGCAACGATGCCTATAGTGCAATTCAAGTCGCAGTGGCTTTAGCCAATGCATTTGAATGTGAAGTAAATGATCTACCATTAACTCTAGTATTATCCTGGTATGAACAAAAAGCCGTTTGCATCTTGCTTACTTTACTTTCCTTAGGCATTAAAAACATCTACATCGGTCCATCCTTGCCTGCATTTGTTTCTCCAAATATTTTAAAAGTACTCGTTGAAAAATTCAATCTTACGCCAATTTCAACACCAGAAGAAGATTTGAAAAAAATTCTTGGCTAA
- a CDS encoding HD-GYP domain-containing protein, with product MRNINISEIRPGMTLARTIINDNMIVVLAENTLLSEAHITRLKFLGIESLYIKDDYDLNPRELLVQSMLNRSNGFVAEYKEVLIVVEKLFKEIANDKDVPVKKMKKLVNDTIVPMVRQSGVIDYLYELKSMDNSTYNHSLRVAILAGVLAKWLEYEEAAIQDVIFAGFLHDIGKTQLDQKIIEKNIENLSDEEKEIYIQHPIEGNKIVSNNANLSEGVKRAVLQHHEKVDGTGFPFNLLGDDIHDYAKIVAVANTYDNITTEREGFLKQTPFSALVMITKGMFDILDPRICMPFVMNVQQAFIGSTILLSDKTKGQIIQYPKDYAALPLVKLDTGVIIDLNKEAALNIIEYNPA from the coding sequence ATGAGAAATATAAATATTAGTGAAATTAGACCAGGCATGACTTTAGCGCGTACAATAATTAATGATAATATGATTGTTGTATTGGCGGAGAATACGCTTTTATCAGAAGCACATATTACCAGATTGAAGTTTTTAGGTATAGAGAGTCTGTATATTAAAGATGATTATGATTTGAATCCTAGAGAATTGCTTGTGCAATCTATGCTGAATCGTAGTAATGGCTTTGTTGCGGAGTATAAAGAAGTTTTGATTGTTGTGGAAAAGCTTTTTAAAGAAATCGCAAATGATAAAGATGTTCCAGTGAAAAAGATGAAAAAGTTAGTAAATGATACGATTGTACCCATGGTACGCCAAAGTGGTGTTATTGATTATTTGTATGAGTTAAAATCTATGGATAATTCAACTTATAATCATTCATTGCGCGTTGCAATTTTAGCTGGTGTATTAGCTAAATGGCTAGAGTATGAGGAAGCTGCTATCCAAGATGTTATTTTTGCAGGTTTTTTACACGATATTGGAAAAACTCAGTTGGATCAAAAAATAATTGAAAAGAATATTGAGAATTTGTCTGACGAGGAAAAAGAAATCTATATTCAGCATCCAATAGAGGGGAATAAAATTGTATCAAATAATGCAAATTTATCTGAAGGTGTTAAGAGAGCTGTGTTACAGCATCATGAAAAAGTCGATGGTACTGGTTTTCCTTTTAATTTGTTAGGTGATGATATTCATGATTATGCAAAAATAGTGGCTGTAGCAAATACATATGATAATATTACAACAGAAAGAGAAGGTTTTTTAAAGCAAACGCCGTTCTCGGCATTGGTGATGATTACGAAAGGTATGTTCGATATTTTGGATCCAAGAATATGTATGCCATTCGTAATGAATGTCCAGCAGGCTTTTATTGGCTCCACAATATTGTTATCTGATAAAACGAAGGGACAAATTATTCAATATCCGAAGGATTATGCTGCATTACCATTGGTAAAATTAGATACCGGTGTCATTATTGATTTAAATAAAGAAGCAGCTTTGAACATTATTGAATATAATCCAGCGTGA